The proteins below are encoded in one region of Antennarius striatus isolate MH-2024 chromosome 7, ASM4005453v1, whole genome shotgun sequence:
- the LOC137598784 gene encoding slit homolog 1 protein: MDLYCRGILWMILILFTLVHRTYNTVCPSSCQCHSQGAVRCIGYTITDIPKELPVHTYLLQLNDTRMNIINEQSLADKVLLLRFSLTHSHLRTIHPSAFRVAPQLKSVKLSSNDLSTLIAWVFSPLTLLEQLHLDGNQLEDISPNMFKGLVELLDLDLSQNKLGNLSSDVFQGLTKLRLLNLGRNSIKQLPLTIFHSLNELQKLLIYNNELQVIEAGMFDGLDNLEELKLHQNQITSLPPKVFWPLSNLKILTLSSNRLKAIPEKSFYYMPKLKKLTIYNNPLLLLPDQLMGHMPDITEFYLYSTDLTTVPGNLFANMSGLLNLNLHLNKRLSELPSDLFCCLPNLHKLSLKSNSLVYLHPELFSKLTTLSILLLNDNKLQCLPENIYRGLRKLLTMDLKNNHLKTLPGDIFLSNTILRSLSLSGNPWECTCSIRGIAKWIRHNEHVVFDRDNVRCRSPVYQFARTIGSLPEEEFDFCDAEEVKRYFRTGKENNFNEPTKASFRIQTNEKTSPGISATTPTITSATTKGASQRITTTTNDPARATVSILDMETQSASVQTPTTSLLDEVHISKTPLARYMPPVFYDKLVVEQRPEFVHYNRHNGWVYVWFLPSSKAMAGFLMFCHILLVTTGFFLILATIYGMYRLNKTMNGPQKASVNKAGTGKCDEVVVWIMLETFITGNCKTEEVGRTYIKTTTPTFCSLNHQPLREIMDLFMTLHVVLLLCALNVVVWTCPEGCKCQANKILCTGSSEFPVAVPSSTTELYLFNCSIDVIKPENVDAFSNTLRIFMIRNSPLRAVALGTFDSTANLDNLLFTDTELRDLPLPIFENLKKLRSLNLRNNLLSVLKSKWFSHLTVLESLDLSRNLFINVPEETFHPLAELKFLSLSGNNISQLPKETFKGLSNMTTLRLNLNSLQELPTGIFDDLIKLEEVSLHDNQITHLPNDLFSKNVLLRKLFLSHNRLKSLPQGIFLNLPLLSQISLYENQLESLGPGVFGPMNLRELWLYDNKLSRVEDDTFKNLTELHLLVLSRNLISHVSTRAFSGLDKLFEVSLHTNLLTTLQAGTFQGLPNLFHISLENNFINVIPLGFLQGVNDLGQLDLRNNSFPNLPLDSLNALNVVQEVRLEQNPWRCDKDILPLRDWLIQNPTKANVTAMVCETPSSLNGGMITMLTDLVLMPLSSTLEPVLDSTEKRKPNTPPVRLSTSLPAAKTTPTSEHEGVTSGDERDKETVHNDTSVILIVIAVVSTVIITAIIISCVCWRRNKRGRADIGSRTKNFVL; encoded by the exons ATGGACCTTTACTGCAGAG GAATCTTGTGGATGATTCTCATCCTCTTCACGCTGGTGCATCGCACCTACAACACTGTCTGCCCCAGCAGCTGCCAGTGTCATTCGCAAGGTGCAGTAAGATGTATTGGCTACACCATCACAGACATACCAAAGGAGTTACCTGTCCACACATACCTACTACAACTTAATGACACAAGAATGAACATCATAAATGAGCAGAGTTTGGCAGACAAGGTCCTCCTGTTAAGATTCAGCCTGACTCACAGTCATCTACGTACCATCCATCCCAGCGCCTTCCGTGTCGCTCCACAGCTCAAGTCTGTCAAGCTTTCATCCAATGATCTCTCTACCCTTATCGCTTGGGTTTTCAGTCCACTGACCTTGCTGGAACAGCTGCATTTAGATGGGAACCAGTTGGAGGACATATCTCCCAACATGTTCAAAGGACTGGTTGAGCTGCTGGATCTGGATTTGAGCCAGAATAAACTGGGAAACCTCTCTTCAGATGTTTTTCAAGGATTGACCAAACTGCGCCTTCTGAACCTTGGCAGGAACTCCATAAAGCAGCTTCCATTGACCATCTTTCATTCCCTAAATGAACTTCAGAAACTCCTGATCTATAACAATGAGCTACAGGTGATAGAAGCTGGGATGTTTGACGGACTGGACAATCTTGAAGAACTGAAACTACACCAGAACCAGATAACCAGTCTCCCTCCAAAGGTGTTTTGGCCACTGTCTAACTTGAAGATTCTTACCCTGTCCTCTAATCGACTGAAGGCAATCCCAGAGAAGAGCTTCTATTACATGCCTAAGCTTAAAAAGCTTACTATTTACAATAACCCCTTATTATTGCTACCAGACCAGTTAATGGGTCACATGCCTGACATTACAGAATTTTATCTGTATTCCACTGATCTCACCACTGTTCCCGGAAATCTGTTTGCTAACATGTCTGGGCTCTTGAATCTTaacttacatttaaataaacgCCTATCCGAGTTGCCTTCAGACCTCTTTTGCTGCCTTCCCAACCTTCACAAGCTTTCACTGAAATCCAACAGCCTTGTTTATCTACATCCGGAGCTGTTCTCCAAGCTAACCACACTGAGCATACTGCTTCTTAATGACAATAAGCTACAATGCCTGCCAGAAAACATCTATAGGGGCCTTAGAAAACTTTTGACAATGGATTTGAAGAATAACCACCTCAAGACTTTGCCAGGAGATATCTTCTTGTCGAATACCATCTTAAGGTCACTTAGTCTGAGTGGTAACCCTTGGGAATGTACCTGTAGCATCAGAGGAATTGCTAAATGGATCCGACATAACGAGCATGTGGTTTTTGACAGAGATAATGTGCGCTGTCGTAGTCCAGTCTACCAATTTGCACGTACCATCGGTTCTCTACCTGAAGAGGAGTTTGATTTCTGTGACGCTGAGGAGGTCAAAAGATATTTTCGCACAGGGAAGGAAAATAACTTCAATGAGCCTACAAAAGCATCCTTCAGAATCCAAACCAATGAAAAAACATCACCGGGTATCTCTGCAACCACACCAACTATAACATCAGCTACAACCAAAGGGGCATCCCAGCGGATCACCACCACAACAAACGACCCAGCTAGAGCTACAGTATCCATCTTAGATATGGAAACACAATCAGCATCTGTCCAAACTCCCACCACCAGCTTGCTCGATGAGGTTCACATTAGTAAGACTCCATTGGCGCGTTACATGCCACCTGTTTTCTATGACAAACTGGTGGTTGAACAGAGGCCAGAGTTTGTTCACTACAACCGCCACAACGGCTGGGTGTATGTGTGGTTTTTGCCGTCAAGTAAGGCCATGGCAGGATTCCTCATGTTTTGTCACATCCTTCTTGTTACCACAGGCTTTTTCCTCATTCTTGCCACCATTTATGGCATGTATCGCCTAAACAAGACCATGAATGGGCCTCAGAAGGCTTCTGTAAATAAAGCAGG AACAGGAAAATGTGATGAAGTAGTAGTTTGGATTATGCTGGAAACTTTCATCACAGGAAATTGCAAAACTGAGGAAGTAGGGAGGACGTATATAAAGACAACCACACCAACTTTCTGTTCACTCAATCATCAGCCCCTACGAGAG ATAATGGATCTGTTTATGACTCTTCATGTAGTCCTGCTTCTGTGTGCTCTCAACGttgtggtttggacatgtccagagggaTGCAAGTGTCAAGCAAACAAAATCCTCTGCACTGGCTCTTCAGAGTTCCCTGTAGCAGTGCCCTCATCTACCACTGAACTCTACTTGTTCAACTGCAGTATTGATGTTATAAAACCAGAGAACGTGGATGCTTTCTCAAACACCCTCAGAATTTTTATGATTAGAAACTCACCTTTAAGGGCAGTGGCCCTAGGCACATTTGATTCCACTGCCAACTTAGataatttattgtttactgACACTGAATTGCGGGATCTTCCTTTGCCCATATTTGAAAATCTTAAGAAGCTTAGGTCTCTGAATCTAAGAAATAACTTACTCTCGGTACTCAAGTCTAAATGGTTTTCCCATTTGACAGTGCTGGAATCACTTGACCTCAGTAGGAACCTTTTCATTAATGTACCTGAGGAAACTTTTCACCCTCTTGCTGAACTGAAGTTCCTTTCCCTTTCAGGCAATAATATCAGTCAACTGCCTAAAGAAACCTTCAAGGGTCTCTCTAACATGACGACCTTACGGCTCAACTTAAACTCACTACAGGAACTCCCCACAGGTATTTTTGATGACCTTATAAAGCTGGAGGAGGTATCCCTACATGACAATCAAATCACTCATCTACCCAATGACTTGTTCTCCAAGAACGTCCTACTCCGGAAGCTGTTCCTCTCACACAACAGGCTTAAATCTCTTCCACAAGGTATTTTCTTAAACCTGCCTCTCCTCTCCCAGATCTCCTTGTATGAAAACCAGCTGGAGAGTTTGGGACCAGGAGTGTTTGGACCCATGAACCTGCGGGAGTTATGGCTATATGACAACAAGCTGAGTCGCGTGGAGGATGACACATTTAAGAATTTGACTGAGTTGCATCTCCTGGTACTCAGTCGGAATTTGATCAGTCATGTATCCACAAGGGCCTTTAGTGGGTTGGACAAACTGTTCGAGGTTTCACTTCACACAAATCTGCTCACTACTTTACAAGCTGGGACTTTCCAAGGTCTACCTAATCTGTTCCACATCTCCTTAGAGAACAACTTCATCAATGTGATCCCATTGGGGTTTCTCCAAGGTGTAAACGATCTGGGACAGCTAGACCTGAGAAATAATTCTTTTCCCAACCTGCCACTGGACAGTCTAAATGCTCTAAATGTAGTACAGGAAGTACGCCTGGAGCAGAACCCCTGGAGATGTGACAAGGACATTCTTCCACTTAGAGACTGGTTGATACAGAACCCTACCAAAGCTAACGTAACTGCTATGGTCTGTGAAACACCTTCAAGTTTGAATGGTGGGATGATCACCATGCTGACAGACCTAGTCTTAATGCCTCTCAGTTCTACTTTGGAGCCTGTGTTGGACTcaacagagaagaggaaaccCAATACCCCTCCAGTCAGACTAAGCACATCTTTACCAGCTGCGAAGACCACCCCTACTTCAGAGCATGAGGGGGTCACCAGTGGTGATGAAAGGGACAAGGAAACTGTTCATAATGATACTTCAGTCATCCTCATTGTTATTGCGGTAGTGTCCACTGTCATCATCACCGCTATCATTATCAGCTGTGTGTGCTGGAGGAGGAACAAGAGAGGCAGGGCAGATATAGGCAGTAGAACTAAGAACTTTGTTCTGTAA
- the LOC137598746 gene encoding leucine-rich repeat-containing protein 15-like: MSRGKVIVLFLVLPFQFSCYENKQCAEETDCPQDVFGSSTTEIPRVLRQGVTEVFFLDSQIHTIPKAAFVENPQLQTVEFMNTNTTSIEPGAFEGLVALKHIEISRTPLTSIPVGVFTDLNNLEKIILKSNKLRSLEKGLFKSLKNVKELQLHGNEIDSIEDGTFDDVENLNVLHLAKNNISAVSAELFSSLNKLQTLRLYENQLTTITGDIFQNLPNLKEIGLQGNKIKELPPDVFPHKDKLIKLFLDSNLLTGLPPDFFVGFPQLKSLTLKKNRLTQLPPVLFGDMKLTELSLSHNNLSALPQGIFSPLKKLKKLDLSNNPFVTLHTEFFEGLDNLIGLNLLDCKINFLEANVFENLQSLTTLKLAHNDLQTLPGDIFEPLSKLQKLYLNDNPWLCDCNLINLHLWMKANSAKLVFPVLCEDPEGLKGREIQSLTEDQLICPTLPTTTTTLLTTTAQPTTTTILTTLLTTITPITTPPTTTTLSVTTTTPPTTTTAPPPTTAPPTTTTTPLTTSAPPTTTTTPPTTTTTPPTTTAPPTTTTTPPTTTAPPTTTATPPTTTTTPPITTAPPTTTAPPTTTTPPTTTTEPPTTTTTPPTTTTTPSTTTIKPSTTPPITTTPLTTTTTLPTTTGPTTTPPTTSISTTTPPTTTTPITTPLMTTTLTTTPRTTTTPPTTTECLATTTPITTPSTTTALTTIPPTTTISTTTPPTTTTPITTSLTTTTLTTTPPTTTECLITTTPTTTPPTTTTPTPTLPTTGQTNTFFPTTTPTTTLTTTAVIPTTINVPTTNVLTSSAATTVSMSTTTAITTTLSTFQPPTTQTTPPSQTTPLIFTCPMEQVTIESSSSFTYQHRNKVQHCKMQVMIYSALLVVEIICTLVLAKFTLSLYSLLQQSKNVDHRIRLISYRRDVNLRPH, from the coding sequence atgtcaaGAGGAAAAGTTATTGTCCTATTTCTGGTTTTACCATTTCAATTTTCATgttatgaaaacaaacaatgtgCCGAAGAGACAGATTGCCCCCAAGATGTGTTTGGTTCTTCCACGACAGAAATTCCACGAGTCCTGAGACAAGGTGTCACAGAGGTTTTCTTTCTGGACAGCCAGATTCACACAATCCCGAAAGCAGCCTTTGTTGAGAATCCCCAGCTTCAAACAGTGGAATTCATGAACACTAATACGACATCTATTGAACCGGGAGCTTTTGAAGGTTTGGTAGCTCTCAAGCATATTGAGATCTCCAGAACACCATTGACGTCAATCCCTGTGGGTGTATTTACAGACCTCAACAACCTGGAGAAGATTATACTGAAGTCTAACAAGCTCCGCAGTCTTGAAAAAGGCTTGTTTAAGAGTTTGAAAAATGTGAAGGAACTCCAGTTGCATGGGAATGAGATTGATTCTATTGAAGACGGGACCTTTGATGATGTTGAAAACCTTAATGTCCTTCATTTAGCTAAAAACAATATCTCCGCTGTGTCTGCTGAGTTGTTCTCAAGCCTAAACAAGCTACAGACTCTACGCCTGTATGAGAATCAGCTGACCACCATCACTGGAGACATTTTTCAGAATTTGCCGAACTTGAAGGAAATTGGATTGCAAGGAAACAAAATCAAAGAATTGCCTCCAGATGTATTTCCACATAAAGATAAACTCATTAAACTATTTTTGGATAGTAATCTGCTGACTGGTTTACCTccagatttttttgttggtttccCTCAGCTTAAATCACTGACTCTAAAGAAGAATAGACTGACCCAGCTACCACCAGTGCTTTTTGGAGACATGAAACTGACTGAGTTGAGTCTAAGTCATAACAATTTGAGCGCTCTTCCTCAAGGAATATTCAGTCCTCTAAAGAAACTAAAGAAGTTGGATCTGTCCAACAATCCATTTGTCACACTGCACACTGAGTTTTTTGAAGGCCTTGATAACCTCATAGGGTTAAATTTACTGGACTGCAAGATAAATTTTCTGGAAGCAAATGTCTTTGAAAATCTACAATCATTGACCACACTCAAGCTAGCTCACAATGACCTCCAGACACTTCCTGGGGATATTTTTGAACCTCTGTCAAAACTCCAAAAACTTTACCTCAATGACAATCCTTGGCTCTGTGACTGCAACTTGATAAATCTCCATCTTTGGATGAAGGCAAACTCTGCCAAACTTGTGTTTCCTGTTCTCTGTGAAGATCCAGAAGGTCTAAAAGGAAGGGAAATCCAATCATTAACAGAAGATCAGCTCATTTGCCCCACGCTTCCCACCACAACCACAACACTCCTAACAACCACTGCACAACCCACAACAACCACAATTCTTACAACACTTCTCACAACTATCACTCCCATCACTACACCTCCCACAACCACTACACTTTCCGTAACCACTACAACACCTCCCACAACCACTACAGCACCTCCCCCAACCACTGCACCTCCCACAACCACTACAACACCTCTCACAACCAGTGCACCTCCCACAACCACCACAACACCTCCCACAACCACTACAACACCTCCCACAACCACTGCACCTCCCACAACCACTACAACACCTCCCACAACCACTGCACCTCCCACAACCACTGCAACACCTCCCACAACCACTACAACACCTCCCATAACCACTGCTCCTCCCACAACCACTGCTCCTCCCACAACCACAACACCTCCCACAACAACCACAGAACCTCccacaacaaccacaacacctcccacaacaaccacaacacCTTCCACAACAACCATAAAACCCTCCACAACACCTCCCATAACCACTACACCTCtcacaacaaccacaacactTCCCACAACTACTGGACCCACCACTACCCCCCCTACAACCAGCATATCTACCACTACACCTCCTACAACCACCACACCCATCACTACACCACTCATGACCACTACACTTACCACTACACCTCGTACAACCACTACACCTCCCACTACCACTGAATGTCTCGCAACGACCACACCCATCACTACACCTTCTACAACCACTGCACTCACCACCATACCCCCAACAACCACCATATCTACCACTACACCTCCTACAACCACCACACCCATCACTACATCTCTCACGACCACTACACTTACCACTACACCTCCCACTACCACTGAATGTCTCATAACGACCACACCCACCACTACACCTCCTACAACTACCACCCCTACACCTACACTGCCAACCACAGGTCAAACTAACACCTTTTTTCCTACCACTACACCAACAACCACTTTGACAACTACAGCAGTCATACCTACGACTATAAATGTGCCCACAACAAATGTCCTTACCTCTTCTGCAGCAACAACTGTGTCCATGTCAACAACTACAGCCATAACCACTACCCTCAGCACTTTTCAACCACCTACTACCCAAACAACACCTCCCTCACAAACAACTCCACTGATCTTCACTTGTCCGATGGAGCAAGTCACTATCGAGTCATCATCTTCCTTTACCTATCAGCACAGAAACAAAGTCCAACACTGCAAAATGCAGGTCATGATCTACTCAGCACTGCTGGTGGTGGAGATCATATGCACACTGGTACTGGCTAAGTTCACGTTGTCTCTTTACAGTCTGCTGCAGCAAAGTAAAAATGTGGATCACAGGATCAGACTCATCTCCTACAGGAGGGATGTCAACCTAAGGCCTCATTGA